Proteins encoded in a region of the Tumebacillus sp. BK434 genome:
- a CDS encoding sigma-70 region 4 domain-containing protein: MGMVKRDIDKGRRMADVIDYGSTAALKTALRSLHKLKLGAEQGCPTAQAILIDLKTALGEYQSEKARGRAAVTERQKEAIVLHLIDDRSIQETAELLGVDPTAISHRVSSGLKRIVQFLQTGRAAS, from the coding sequence ATGGGCATGGTAAAACGCGACATCGACAAAGGCAGACGTATGGCAGACGTGATCGACTACGGGTCGACGGCAGCGCTGAAGACGGCGCTGCGTTCCCTGCACAAATTAAAGCTCGGCGCCGAACAGGGCTGCCCGACGGCGCAGGCGATCCTGATCGACCTGAAGACGGCGCTCGGCGAGTACCAAAGCGAGAAGGCTCGCGGCCGCGCGGCGGTGACGGAGCGGCAGAAAGAGGCGATCGTGCTGCACCTGATCGACGACCGCAGCATTCAGGAGACGGCCGAGCTGCTCGGCGTCGACCCGACGGCTATCTCGCACCGCGTGTCGTCCGGGCTGAAGCGGATAGTCCAGTTTCTGCAGACGGGGCGTGCCGCCTCATGA
- a CDS encoding IS3 family transposase, with the protein MAKKDASLTKGGRKRKQIQIAYRAIRDMLKTHSVMLLCKLAGVSRSGFYKWLRRQETESTKQSQDNLLKRLIKECHREVRGIYGYYRVRAWLRKRHGIIVNHKRVYRLMKELNVQAKIRRKKRFFGKVEHEVAPNHLKRQFEALMPNQKWATDVTYLQFNNQTLYLSAIYDMFNNEVVAYRIGQKNDLKLVLHTVHQANKKRDVTGVLLHSDQGFQYTSRQYKNLLNQYHITQSMSRKGNCLDNACIENFFGHLKAELMYINKFKTKAEVVQAVQAYIRFYNEDRIQRKLNDLSPIEYRDKVA; encoded by the coding sequence ATTGCTAAAAAAGATGCGAGCCTTACAAAAGGGGGACGAAAAAGAAAACAAATCCAAATAGCATATCGAGCCATTCGAGATATGCTCAAAACGCATTCAGTCATGCTCTTATGCAAGTTGGCAGGTGTTTCGAGGAGCGGGTTCTACAAGTGGCTGCGACGTCAAGAAACGGAAAGTACCAAGCAAAGTCAGGACAATTTACTGAAACGTCTTATCAAAGAATGTCACCGAGAGGTGAGAGGGATATACGGATACTATCGAGTAAGGGCCTGGTTGCGAAAACGTCATGGCATCATTGTCAACCACAAGCGAGTCTATCGGCTGATGAAAGAGTTAAACGTACAAGCGAAGATCCGGCGGAAAAAGAGGTTCTTTGGCAAGGTTGAACATGAAGTAGCACCGAATCATCTGAAACGTCAATTCGAAGCTCTTATGCCCAATCAAAAATGGGCCACGGATGTGACGTATCTTCAGTTCAACAATCAGACCCTGTATTTATCCGCTATCTACGACATGTTCAACAACGAGGTTGTTGCATACAGGATCGGTCAGAAGAACGATCTCAAACTTGTGTTGCATACTGTGCACCAGGCAAATAAAAAAAGAGATGTGACCGGAGTCCTCCTTCATAGTGATCAGGGGTTCCAATACACATCTCGACAATATAAAAATCTTCTCAATCAGTATCATATAACACAAAGCATGTCTCGAAAAGGAAACTGTTTGGACAACGCTTGCATCGAGAACTTTTTTGGGCACTTGAAAGCAGAACTGATGTACATCAACAAATTCAAAACGAAAGCTGAAGTCGTGCAAGCAGTTCAAGCTTATATTCGTTTCTATAACGAGGATCGAATTCAACGAAAACTAAACGACCTTAGCCCGATTGAATATCGAGATAAGGTCGCATAG
- a CDS encoding helix-turn-helix domain-containing protein yields the protein MEKETRVRSTYSSEFKYQAVKMYKKGQIGYKAIAKLLGIPSHTMVQLWVRNFDKYGMVGLEERRGKAKSPHKGRPKTKFATVEEEVKALRAEVALLKKMRALQKGDEKENKSK from the coding sequence ATGGAGAAAGAGACACGGGTAAGATCGACCTATTCTTCCGAGTTCAAGTATCAAGCAGTGAAGATGTACAAAAAGGGTCAAATCGGGTATAAAGCAATCGCGAAGTTATTAGGAATACCCTCCCACACTATGGTCCAACTGTGGGTAAGAAATTTCGATAAATATGGAATGGTCGGTTTGGAAGAACGACGAGGAAAGGCAAAATCTCCACACAAAGGCAGGCCAAAAACGAAGTTTGCGACCGTTGAGGAAGAAGTGAAAGCACTTCGGGCGGAGGTTGCATTGCTAAAAAAGATGCGAGCCTTACAAAAGGGGGACGAAAAAGAAAACAAATCCAAATAG
- a CDS encoding ferritin-like domain-containing protein, producing MSDNQEARKLLVDLLHEAAELEHCLLDAYLYTACSIKSTPQEFALAAGKPNRRRAVQFERARAWKQSILMVAHEEMLHLHYVECLLRGLGEAPSFGLPKRAQSGNWVIPNWRAQIAGENVDGGNGVEVPISGLSLENIRRFVLYESTDSLQDDNPFGESASQLFKRLYDFELDYRFESMLYHIDKEDRRAELKQKLYQLYNLLTPLAPEDKVEQKVFAAMKAVGLPSVEELRFQSIADFYLRGILPLYQQAFDFNWVENNNRDLNNELLDPAHAAEGFLPIGPINRDMNFNHFARGNIENPLRNYKHVENIVKEIVEEGEGASNFESKALEFLDKVEQIGGTRNYLTKVMRDPNRRNPSTPIVRLGERLRNSHLYRFVLIMTELEQEKALAQASGVEFEAVREQLYVDDNVRLKQITSELPSHFNAAYLVMLSWLSRMYEIPHWDADKPRRQAIEMLASWPLMSLAIRPFLELASFFPVNLQDMFRLDPAGLPLLPIHAQQLHGIYTQTERSQDVNARMDYLAVRVLSDVASWAAAQKEALAGVTLDENTKDMILSRLTTLSQLDEFQKQFPFRVHGGYSNQMPDLTYQQKHPDGGKYEEDPTTIPALFEETLALRIKFSGWGLVQLATDPDPPSDEVGATGTHMLHPADGNRRFDRALVWQHNDKKHDIVRGPKKDVPELGVNAQEVSLVVTNGKANAGFVPLQVMNSLGAVQTSGVQSELRVDGFLDLLNLTPQDILGADRKLRLDLLEKKGQKPFLNGQNHLVWKDGEPIDPFIMALFADPAGGANADDPELLFKREIFNQGLTMMEMEPLQRISTSRGPCGFDGVQNIPSWVMDAMPEQDRKLFECPGYPMSYLVNRSRKLGKALEHEFNSAVESQAAVDAAVSLAERMRLINVPRPETFIWLTFLLHYGHTVSGHLELGAGDNPILKALAKKTNLEFALAEEDSRTSSNSRWLVKYTKGVMDTDAIRDLVFGELYIPVTVQASGKPVTLSRSWTFPAAMQKTVADYACNFAQPFWAPFKVAADGKTRTLKLSKTVEITETLGKKNSDSYSYTMTGLEGVTDYTASFSVSKPKHGDETITLDWNVSFKASTPQAVLTAVTTVANGAQQMTDAMTNHFAPKVKRY from the coding sequence ATGAGTGACAACCAAGAGGCACGCAAACTGCTGGTCGATCTGCTGCACGAAGCGGCCGAACTCGAACACTGTCTGCTCGATGCCTACCTTTATACGGCCTGCTCGATTAAAAGCACGCCGCAGGAGTTCGCCCTTGCGGCCGGCAAGCCGAACCGCCGCCGCGCCGTGCAGTTCGAACGGGCGCGCGCCTGGAAGCAAAGCATCCTCATGGTCGCCCATGAAGAGATGCTGCACCTGCATTACGTCGAGTGCCTGCTCCGCGGCCTCGGCGAAGCACCGAGCTTCGGCCTGCCCAAGCGCGCACAGAGCGGCAACTGGGTGATCCCGAACTGGAGAGCACAGATCGCCGGCGAGAACGTCGACGGCGGCAACGGTGTGGAAGTGCCGATCAGCGGCTTGAGCCTCGAAAACATCCGCCGCTTCGTGCTCTACGAATCGACCGATTCCCTGCAGGACGACAACCCGTTTGGCGAATCGGCTTCGCAATTATTTAAACGCTTGTATGACTTCGAGCTGGACTACCGCTTCGAAAGCATGCTCTATCACATCGATAAGGAAGACCGCCGCGCCGAGCTGAAGCAGAAGCTGTACCAGCTCTACAACCTGCTGACGCCGCTCGCGCCGGAAGACAAAGTCGAGCAAAAAGTGTTTGCGGCGATGAAAGCGGTCGGGCTGCCGTCGGTGGAAGAACTGCGCTTCCAGTCGATCGCCGACTTCTACCTGCGCGGCATCCTGCCCCTCTACCAGCAGGCGTTCGACTTCAACTGGGTCGAGAACAACAACCGCGACCTGAACAACGAACTGCTCGATCCGGCCCACGCAGCAGAGGGCTTTTTGCCGATCGGCCCGATCAACCGCGACATGAACTTCAACCATTTTGCCCGCGGCAACATCGAGAACCCGCTGCGCAACTACAAGCATGTTGAAAACATCGTCAAAGAGATCGTCGAAGAAGGCGAAGGCGCGTCCAATTTTGAAAGCAAAGCGCTGGAGTTCCTCGACAAAGTGGAGCAGATCGGCGGCACGCGCAACTACCTGACCAAAGTGATGCGCGACCCGAACCGCCGCAATCCGTCGACGCCGATCGTCCGCCTCGGCGAGCGCCTGCGCAACTCGCACCTCTACCGCTTCGTGCTGATCATGACCGAGCTGGAGCAGGAGAAAGCGCTGGCTCAAGCGTCGGGCGTGGAATTCGAAGCGGTCCGCGAGCAGCTGTACGTGGACGACAACGTGCGCCTGAAGCAGATCACATCCGAGCTCCCGTCGCACTTTAACGCGGCGTACCTCGTCATGCTGTCCTGGCTCTCTCGCATGTATGAGATCCCGCACTGGGACGCGGACAAGCCCCGCCGCCAAGCGATCGAGATGCTGGCTTCGTGGCCGCTGATGTCGCTGGCGATCCGCCCGTTCCTCGAACTGGCCTCGTTCTTCCCGGTCAACCTGCAGGACATGTTCCGCCTCGACCCGGCCGGCCTGCCCTTGCTGCCGATCCACGCCCAGCAGCTGCACGGCATCTACACGCAGACCGAGCGCTCGCAGGACGTCAACGCCCGCATGGACTATCTGGCGGTGCGCGTCTTGAGCGATGTCGCGAGCTGGGCTGCCGCGCAAAAGGAAGCTCTGGCAGGCGTCACGCTCGACGAAAACACGAAAGACATGATCCTCTCGCGCCTGACCACCCTCTCCCAGCTCGACGAGTTCCAGAAGCAGTTCCCGTTCCGCGTCCACGGCGGCTACTCCAACCAGATGCCCGATCTGACCTACCAGCAGAAGCATCCGGACGGAGGCAAATACGAAGAAGATCCGACCACCATTCCGGCGCTGTTTGAAGAGACTTTAGCCCTGCGGATCAAGTTCTCCGGCTGGGGCCTCGTGCAGCTGGCGACCGACCCGGACCCGCCGAGCGACGAAGTGGGCGCGACCGGCACGCACATGCTGCACCCGGCCGACGGCAACCGCCGTTTTGACCGCGCGCTGGTCTGGCAGCACAACGACAAGAAGCACGACATCGTGCGCGGCCCGAAAAAAGACGTGCCGGAGCTTGGCGTCAACGCCCAAGAGGTGTCGCTCGTCGTCACCAACGGCAAAGCGAACGCCGGCTTCGTCCCGCTGCAAGTGATGAACTCGCTTGGCGCCGTGCAGACTTCGGGCGTGCAGTCGGAACTGCGCGTCGACGGTTTCCTCGACCTGCTCAACCTGACGCCGCAGGACATCCTCGGCGCGGACCGCAAGCTGCGCCTCGACCTGCTGGAGAAAAAGGGGCAGAAGCCGTTCCTGAACGGCCAGAACCATCTGGTCTGGAAAGACGGCGAGCCGATCGACCCGTTCATCATGGCGCTGTTTGCCGATCCGGCAGGCGGTGCAAACGCGGACGACCCGGAGCTGCTGTTCAAGCGCGAGATCTTCAACCAAGGCTTGACGATGATGGAGATGGAGCCGTTGCAGCGCATCTCCACCTCGCGCGGCCCGTGCGGATTTGACGGGGTGCAAAACATTCCGTCATGGGTGATGGACGCGATGCCGGAGCAAGACCGCAAGCTGTTCGAGTGCCCGGGCTATCCGATGTCCTACCTCGTCAACCGTTCGCGCAAACTCGGCAAAGCGCTGGAGCATGAGTTCAACTCCGCCGTCGAGTCGCAAGCGGCGGTCGATGCGGCCGTTTCGCTCGCCGAGCGCATGCGCCTGATCAACGTCCCGCGCCCGGAGACGTTCATCTGGCTGACCTTCCTGCTCCACTACGGCCATACGGTCAGCGGCCACTTGGAGCTCGGCGCAGGCGACAACCCGATCCTCAAAGCGCTGGCGAAAAAGACCAACCTCGAGTTCGCCTTGGCGGAGGAAGACAGCCGCACTTCGTCCAACTCGCGCTGGCTGGTCAAATACACCAAAGGCGTGATGGACACCGATGCGATCCGCGACCTCGTCTTCGGGGAATTGTACATCCCGGTCACGGTGCAAGCGTCCGGCAAGCCGGTCACCTTGTCGCGCAGCTGGACCTTCCCGGCGGCGATGCAAAAGACGGTCGCCGACTACGCCTGCAATTTTGCCCAACCGTTTTGGGCGCCGTTCAAAGTCGCAGCCGACGGCAAGACCCGCACCTTGAAGCTCTCGAAGACGGTCGAGATCACCGAGACGTTGGGGAAGAAAAACTCCGATTCCTACTCCTACACCATGACCGGCCTCGAAGGCGTCACCGATTACACCGCGTCCTTCTCCGTCTCCAAACCGAAACACGGCGACGAGACGATCACCTTGGACTGGAACGTCTCCTTCAAAGCGTCCACGCCGCAAGCGGTGCTCACCGCCGTCACCACCGTGGCGAACGGCGCGCAGCAGATGACCGACGCGATGACGAACCATTTCGCACCGAAGGTGAAGCGTTACTAA
- a CDS encoding TVP38/TMEM64 family protein: MDLTDLQGIMEQYRAFGPLPGILLALLETFFPVLPLIPIVMANAMAFGLWEGFFYSWIGVSLGQSLLFLLVRLLSHRLRDRMLRKYKDSGKFLKWIEEKGFTSVFILCAFPFSPSTTVAVVGGLTTISIRSFILATFAAKGVMVFILSYIGHDLPSWIEHPWKFGVVVALMIGLWYGGRWVEKRGKGKYAERAAL; encoded by the coding sequence ATGGATCTGACCGATTTACAGGGGATTATGGAGCAATACCGCGCCTTTGGGCCGCTGCCGGGGATCTTGCTGGCGCTGCTGGAGACGTTTTTTCCGGTGTTGCCGCTGATCCCGATCGTGATGGCGAATGCGATGGCGTTTGGCTTGTGGGAAGGATTCTTTTATTCGTGGATCGGCGTCAGTCTGGGGCAGAGCCTGCTCTTTTTGCTGGTGCGCCTGCTCAGCCACCGGCTGCGCGACCGGATGCTGCGCAAGTATAAGGATTCGGGGAAGTTCCTGAAGTGGATTGAGGAGAAGGGGTTTACATCGGTCTTTATTCTCTGTGCGTTCCCGTTCTCTCCTTCGACGACGGTGGCGGTGGTCGGCGGGCTGACCACGATCAGCATCCGCTCCTTCATTCTGGCGACGTTCGCGGCGAAAGGCGTGATGGTGTTCATCCTGTCCTACATCGGGCACGACCTGCCGTCGTGGATCGAGCATCCGTGGAAATTCGGCGTGGTCGTCGCCTTGATGATCGGACTGTGGTATGGCGGAAGATGGGTGGAGAAGCGGGGGAAAGGAAAATATGCGGAACGGGCGGCCCTATAA
- a CDS encoding FixH family protein, with product MKRIAWIAALLTAAALATAGCGTDGGTDHAQHGTGTTKPQKLNIEFTTTPSPAKAGAEAELVATIARAGEPVTDAKVEFEIWQGEGAHETLNVKGGNDGRYALKKTFTTPGTYQVTIHTTTKELHQMPTVSFEVVQ from the coding sequence ATGAAACGAATAGCATGGATCGCTGCGCTGCTGACGGCAGCTGCACTGGCAACCGCAGGCTGCGGGACGGACGGTGGCACAGATCATGCGCAGCATGGGACGGGCACGACGAAGCCGCAAAAGCTGAACATCGAGTTCACCACCACGCCAAGCCCTGCCAAAGCGGGCGCTGAAGCGGAGTTGGTCGCGACGATCGCGCGCGCCGGTGAACCGGTGACAGATGCCAAGGTGGAATTTGAAATCTGGCAAGGCGAAGGCGCTCATGAGACGCTGAACGTCAAAGGCGGCAACGATGGCCGCTATGCGCTGAAGAAGACGTTTACAACTCCGGGAACTTATCAAGTGACGATACACACAACAACGAAAGAACTGCATCAGATGCCGACGGTCTCTTTTGAAGTAGTACAATAG
- the lgt gene encoding prolipoprotein diacylglyceryl transferase: protein MREYLFTIFGFGIPSHSVISALAILLGLGVTAYFAKLAGRDPEKLSDMAFAVILGGLLGARLWEVLFFQGAYYLSHPLQIFAVWDGGMSVQGGLIGGILTGVWYVRKLKWSFWETADLFAPGMIIGQAIGRAACFMNGDAYGAPTNSGFGIVYPEGTNAYAEYGDQPLWPAEVFESMWCMVVFALLILLRFRPLPKGLIFVIYVALYSIGRFFLEYLRGDTPEYLFNWTAGQWTSVIAILVTLALWAGTRLLTKERAVN, encoded by the coding sequence GTGAGAGAGTATCTGTTTACGATCTTCGGGTTTGGGATTCCGTCGCACTCGGTGATCTCGGCGCTGGCGATTCTGCTGGGGCTGGGCGTCACCGCGTATTTTGCCAAGCTGGCGGGGCGGGACCCGGAGAAATTGAGCGACATGGCGTTTGCCGTGATCTTGGGCGGCCTGCTCGGTGCCCGCTTGTGGGAAGTCCTGTTCTTCCAAGGCGCGTACTACCTGTCGCATCCGCTGCAGATCTTCGCCGTCTGGGACGGCGGGATGTCGGTGCAGGGCGGGCTGATCGGGGGCATTTTGACCGGGGTCTGGTATGTGCGCAAGCTGAAATGGTCGTTCTGGGAGACGGCCGACCTGTTCGCGCCGGGCATGATCATCGGCCAGGCGATCGGCCGCGCCGCCTGCTTCATGAACGGCGACGCCTACGGCGCACCGACGAACAGCGGCTTTGGCATCGTCTATCCGGAAGGCACCAACGCCTACGCCGAATACGGGGATCAGCCGCTCTGGCCGGCCGAAGTGTTCGAGAGCATGTGGTGCATGGTCGTGTTTGCGCTGCTGATCCTGCTGCGCTTCCGCCCGCTGCCCAAAGGTCTGATCTTTGTGATCTATGTCGCGCTCTACTCGATCGGACGCTTCTTCCTTGAATACCTGCGCGGCGATACGCCGGAATATCTCTTCAACTGGACAGCAGGCCAATGGACCTCCGTCATCGCCATCCTCGTGACCTTGGCGCTGTGGGCGGGCACGCGCCTGCTGACGAAGGAAAGGGCTGTGAATTGA
- a CDS encoding SCO family protein, with amino-acid sequence METAQKRNNLFWNGLIGLMILAFIVGVAYWFWSGYTKLPVLNRAPNFTLQNLAGENVNFTDYNGKVRLVEFIYTNCPDICPVTTAKMVNLQKDLQEKGIWADKVQFVSVTFDPEYDTAEVLQKHADAMGIDQSGWTLLRGTVEETQKVVESYGNFVEKQSDGTFIHATRSLYLVDAKNNVRKVYYMGEEMPIDEVLHDITKLAKE; translated from the coding sequence ATGGAAACCGCACAAAAACGCAACAACCTGTTCTGGAACGGGCTGATCGGTCTCATGATCCTCGCCTTTATCGTCGGGGTCGCCTACTGGTTCTGGTCGGGCTACACCAAGCTGCCCGTGCTGAACCGCGCTCCCAACTTCACGCTGCAAAACCTCGCCGGGGAGAACGTCAACTTCACCGACTACAACGGCAAAGTCCGCCTCGTCGAGTTTATCTACACCAACTGTCCGGACATTTGCCCGGTCACGACGGCGAAGATGGTCAATCTGCAAAAAGACTTGCAAGAAAAAGGCATCTGGGCTGACAAAGTCCAATTTGTCTCCGTCACGTTCGACCCGGAATATGACACCGCCGAAGTGCTGCAAAAACACGCCGATGCGATGGGCATCGACCAGAGCGGCTGGACGTTGCTCCGCGGCACGGTAGAAGAGACGCAGAAGGTCGTGGAAAGCTACGGCAACTTCGTCGAAAAGCAGTCGGACGGCACGTTCATCCACGCCACCCGCTCGCTGTACCTGGTCGACGCGAAAAACAACGTCCGCAAAGTCTACTACATGGGCGAAGAGATGCCGATCGATGAAGTGTTACACGACATTACCAAATTAGCAAAAGAGTAG
- a CDS encoding undecaprenyl-diphosphate phosphatase encodes MDYISALIMGLVEGLAEFLPISSTGHLILTGELLGVTGEAVKTFEIFIQLGAILAATVLYWKRILGLFGIRVANAPVYKINLLHVLLGIVPALTAGFLLHGFIKEVLFSPETVLIGLVVGGVLMIVAEKFADRREIKAHTIDEITYLQALQIGLFQMLAVWPGFSRSGSTMSGGLFFGVHRKAAADFSFFIAIPMMVGATGYDLLKSWQYLSTDDIGYFAVGFITAFVVALFAMVGFLKLLERVKLTWFAIYRFVLAALFWLFLL; translated from the coding sequence ATGGACTACATCTCAGCGCTGATAATGGGTCTGGTCGAAGGCTTGGCCGAATTTCTGCCGATCTCCTCGACCGGGCATCTGATTTTGACAGGAGAACTGCTCGGCGTGACCGGCGAAGCGGTGAAGACGTTTGAGATCTTCATCCAGCTCGGCGCCATCCTCGCCGCCACCGTGCTGTACTGGAAACGCATCCTCGGGCTGTTCGGCATTCGCGTCGCCAACGCCCCGGTGTACAAGATCAACCTGCTTCATGTACTGCTTGGCATCGTGCCGGCACTGACGGCCGGCTTTTTGCTCCACGGCTTCATCAAAGAAGTGCTCTTCTCGCCGGAGACGGTGCTGATCGGACTCGTCGTCGGCGGCGTGCTGATGATCGTCGCCGAGAAGTTCGCCGATCGCCGCGAGATCAAGGCGCACACGATCGACGAGATCACCTACCTCCAGGCGTTGCAGATCGGTCTGTTCCAAATGCTCGCCGTCTGGCCGGGCTTCTCCCGCTCCGGTTCGACCATGTCGGGCGGTCTGTTCTTCGGGGTGCACCGCAAGGCTGCGGCCGACTTCTCTTTCTTCATCGCCATCCCGATGATGGTCGGCGCGACCGGGTACGACCTGCTGAAGAGCTGGCAGTACCTCTCCACAGACGACATCGGCTACTTCGCGGTCGGCTTCATCACCGCTTTTGTCGTCGCCCTGTTCGCGATGGTTGGCTTCCTCAAGCTGCTCGAGCGCGTGAAGCTCACCTGGTTCGCGATCTACCGCTTCGTGCTGGCCGCGCTGTTCTGGCTGTTTCTGCTGTAG
- a CDS encoding PspA/IM30 family protein translates to MFKRIANLISAAIHEGLDQIEDPKMMLNHTLRNMEEEISKARHAIVKQQALTVSYERNKEEAHALQDKRRRQAEQAFNSGEENLARKALGEMKHYEARAAYFGEQADLAAEQTRELKEQASLLERRYQELKDKKHALIARANVAQVKERIVTALHSIDTDSFVREFQRFENKILEMEIKANTGSSSTFDELSYARFEYADEVEKELERMRGEKVS, encoded by the coding sequence ATGTTCAAACGCATTGCCAACCTCATCTCCGCAGCGATCCACGAAGGCCTCGACCAAATCGAAGACCCGAAGATGATGCTCAACCACACCCTGCGCAACATGGAAGAAGAGATCTCCAAAGCGCGCCACGCCATCGTCAAGCAGCAGGCGCTGACCGTCTCCTACGAACGCAATAAGGAAGAGGCGCACGCCCTGCAGGACAAGCGTCGCCGCCAAGCGGAGCAGGCGTTTAACTCCGGCGAAGAGAACCTCGCCCGCAAAGCGCTCGGCGAAATGAAGCACTACGAAGCCCGCGCTGCCTACTTCGGCGAACAGGCCGACCTCGCAGCCGAACAGACCCGCGAGCTGAAAGAGCAGGCGTCGCTGCTCGAACGCCGCTATCAGGAGCTGAAAGACAAGAAGCATGCGCTGATCGCCCGCGCCAACGTGGCGCAAGTCAAAGAGCGCATCGTCACCGCGCTGCACAGCATCGACACCGACAGCTTCGTCCGCGAGTTCCAGCGCTTTGAAAACAAGATCCTTGAAATGGAAATCAAAGCAAACACAGGCTCCTCCTCGACCTTTGACGAACTGAGCTATGCCCGCTTCGAATATGCGGACGAGGTGGAAAAGGAACTGGAGCGCATGCGCGGGGAGAAAGTCTCATAA
- the liaF gene encoding cell wall-active antibiotics response protein LiaF produces the protein MRLPQNPLFLVVAIVLIIIVLSALGLFLPFLLGAVGYWLYRNRSKKAGLVLMVIGGVLAVQQLSNANLIGIVIALGLIYVGYKLIKSQERKRPEDVVIDLKKAPVDEPSGEEQRRAQGRGRHGEPGSGFRSAAGGDFQWSKHSFSGSLVGTLRMLNHPFDLDGLNVSYGVCDVKIDLSKAILPEGETTIVIAALIGDIDIYVPYDLDVSVAASVSAGNLEVLGTKQGGLNCQMEKTSPGYSSASRKVKISISVLLGDVDVRCL, from the coding sequence GTGCGCCTGCCTCAAAATCCATTATTTTTAGTGGTTGCCATCGTACTCATCATCATTGTGTTAAGCGCCTTGGGACTGTTTCTCCCGTTTCTGCTCGGCGCGGTCGGCTACTGGCTGTATCGCAACCGTTCGAAAAAAGCGGGTCTGGTCTTGATGGTCATCGGCGGCGTGCTGGCTGTGCAGCAGCTGTCGAACGCCAATCTGATCGGCATTGTGATCGCCCTCGGCCTGATCTACGTCGGCTACAAGCTGATCAAAAGCCAAGAGCGCAAGCGTCCGGAAGACGTGGTGATCGACTTAAAGAAAGCACCCGTAGACGAACCGTCAGGCGAGGAACAGCGCCGCGCTCAAGGGCGGGGGAGACACGGTGAGCCAGGCAGCGGGTTCCGCTCCGCTGCCGGCGGCGATTTTCAATGGTCGAAGCACTCGTTCAGCGGGTCGCTCGTCGGCACGCTGCGGATGCTCAACCATCCGTTCGATCTGGACGGCCTGAACGTCTCCTACGGCGTGTGCGACGTGAAGATCGACCTGTCGAAAGCGATCTTGCCTGAAGGCGAAACGACCATCGTCATCGCCGCGCTGATCGGGGACATCGACATCTATGTGCCGTACGACCTCGACGTGTCGGTCGCAGCTTCCGTCTCCGCCGGCAACCTCGAAGTGCTCGGCACCAAGCAAGGCGGCCTCAACTGCCAGATGGAAAAAACGTCTCCGGGCTACTCCAGCGCCTCGCGCAAAGTGAAGATCTCCATCTCGGTCCTGCTCGGCGACGTGGATGTGAGGTGCTTATGA